A region of Scleropages formosus chromosome 2, fSclFor1.1, whole genome shotgun sequence DNA encodes the following proteins:
- the LOC108931562 gene encoding lysine-specific demethylase 7B-like isoform X1: MRKMAAAPLYCVCRQPYDVSRFMIECDICKDWFHGSCVQVEEHQAVDIDVYHCPNCHVLHGPSLMKKRKNWHRHDYTEPDDRTRPVQAGTSVFVRELQARSFPSADEILVRMQGHQVTPKYLEKHSFLSPIMVPQLDGLGLKLPPPSFSIEDVEHYVGGDKIIDVIDVARQADSKIKLSEFVKYYYNPNRPKVLNVISLEFSDTKMAELVEVPDVARKMSWVENYWPDDSFFPKPFVQKYCLMGVEGSYTDFHIDFGGTSVWYHVLWGEKIFYLIKPTPGNLALYEAWSSSPNQSEMFFGDKVDKCYKCIVRQGTTLLIPTGWIHAVLTSQDCMAFGGNFLHNLNIGMQLRCYEMERRLKTPDLFKFPYFEAICWYVAKNLLETLKELREDNFQPPVYLMEGVKALTCALKSWLKREATEPTSEVPDHIKPNNLIKELTKEIRHQEKEQLSGGGSCKPMKSQGSGGVWSVTRSTAERGTRVHRMARRLRDHGASRTPSNLDILELHTREVLRRLEVAPFHEDTTLCSRVNGKFKKTSASSTATAGRGLDNDLRLVLCNGRIVRDERQWTALKGPAGQKKDGAQLKTEVGESAPEPHSSAENKGELNPLRVFMESVKSELRKEASRHSDLLDSVSESSCTTQRKDSSEEYSGSSGEEGDSVQSSRKDLYRDSWRHRHRNKRPERKRPPSPNTEEAIQGMLSMAGLLYPEVSSSQELWWSSPAYRSLDGDRADPVSGEESPEDSDNDSALSHQDELRPLKHLNKNCRARLSQQIQENKNFMDSQGNSSEAWSDNPQNTEISLLPPFHPSKRPASNPPPISNQATKGKRPKKGMATAKQRLGKILRINSHGRFFV, encoded by the exons TTGTGTCCAAGTGGAGGAGCACCAAGCTGTGGACATCGATGTCTACCACTGCCCCAACTGCCATGTCCTACATGGACCTTCCTTGA TGAAGAAGCGCAAAAACTGGCACCGGCATGACTACACGGAGCCAGACGACAGGACCAGGCCGGTGCAGGCCGGCACCTCTGTGTTTGTCAGGGAGCTGCAGGCAAGGTCCTTTCCCAG TGCCGATGAGATACTGGTGCGGATGCAGGGCCACCAGGTGACCCCGAAGTACTTGGAGAAGCACAGCTTCCTGTCCCCTATCATGGTGCCCCAGCTGGATGGGCTGGGACTGAAATTGCCGCCACCATCATTCTCCATCGAGGACGTGGAGCATTATGTCG GTGGCGATAAAATCATCGATGTCATCGACGTGGCCCGGCAGGCAGACAGCAAAATTAAACTCAGCGAGTTTGTGAAGTATTATTACAATCCCAACCGACCAAAGGTGCTAAATGTGATCAGCCTGGAATTCTCAGACACAAA GATGGCAGAGCTCGTCGAAGTGCCGGATGTTGCGAGGAAGATGTCCTGGGTGGAGAACTACTGGCCCGATGACTCCTTCTTCCCAAAGCCTTTTGTGCAGAAGTACTGCCTGATGGGGGTGGAGGGCAGCTACACAGACTTCCATATTGACTTTGGGGGCACATCTGTGTGGTACCACGTACTCTGG GGAGAgaagattttttatttaatcaagcCAACCCCAGGGAACCTTGCTCTATATGAGGCGTGGAGCTCATCTCCAAACCAGAGCGAGATGTTCTTCGGGGATAAAGTGGACAAGTGCTACAAGTGCATCGTCCGACAGGGCACTACCCTCCTGATCCCCACAg GCTGGATCCATGCTGTTCTCACCTCCCAGGACTGCATGGCATTTGGAGGGAACTTCCTTCACAACCTCAACATTGGTATGCAGCTCAG GTGTTATGAAATGGAGCGAAGGCTAAAAACTCCAGATCTTTTCAAGTTCCCTTACTTCGAGGCCATCTGTTGGTATGTGGCAAAGAACCTTCTGGAAACCCTTAAAG AATTACGAGAAGACAATTTCCAGCCACCAGTCTACCTGATGGAGGGAGTGAAAGCTTTAACTTGTGCACTGAAAAGCTGGCTGAAGAGAGAG GCTACAGAACCGACCAGTGAGGTACCGGATCATATCAAGCCCAATAATCTCATTAAAGAACTCACTAAGGAGATTCGCCACCAGGAG AAAGAGCAGCTCAGCGGTGGCGGCAGCTGCAAGCCAATGAAATCTCAGGGAAGTGGCGGTGTGTGGTCTGTGACACGGTCTACGGCTGAGCGGGGGACTAGGGTGCACAGGATGGCCAGGAGACTGCGTGACCACGGGGCTTCCAGGACCCCATCCAATTTGGACATCCTGGAGCTGCACACAAGGGAGGTGCTGAGGAGGCTTGAGGTGGCCCCCTTCCATGAG GACACCACGCTCTGCTCCAGGGTCAACGGGAAGTTTAAGAAGACCTCGGCCTCATCCACAGCCACAGCTGGGAGGGGTCTAGACAACGACTTGCGCTTGGTTCTGTGTAATGGGCGCATTGTCAG AGATGAGAGGCAGTGGACCGCACTGAAAGGCCCGGCGGGCCAGAAGAAGGATGGAGCCCAATTGAAGACGGAGGTGGGCGAGTCAGCGCCGGAGCCACACAGCAGTGCGGAGAATAAAGGGGAGCTGAACCCCCTCAGGG ttttcatGGAAAGTGTGAAGTCAGAACTCAGGAAGGAAGCCTCTAGACACTCGGATCTTTTGGACTCCGTGTCTGAGAGCAGTTGCACTACACAG CGTAAGGACTCTTCAGAGGAATATTCAGGGAGCTCAGGGGAGGAGGGTGACTCCGTGCAGAGCAGTCGAAAAGATCTGTACCGGGACAGCTGGAGGCACCGGCACCGAAACAAACGACCTGAAAG AAAACGTCCTCCCTCTCCAAACACAGAAGAAGCCATCCAGGGCATGTTGTCCATGGCAGGACTGCTGTACCCCGAGGTCTCCAGCTCGCAGGAGCTCTGGTGGTCCAGTCCAGCTTATCGCTCGCTTGATGGTG ACAGAGCAGACCCCGTCTCGGGGGAGGAGAGCCCGGAAGATTCCGACAATGACTCTGCTCTGAGCCATCAG GATGAGCTGCGGCCCCTCAAACATCTCAACAAGAACTGCCGGGCGCGCCTGAGCCAGCAGATCCAGGAGAACAAGAACTTTATGGACAGCCAGGGCAACAGCAGTGAAGCCTGGTCCGACAACCCCCAGAACACCGAgatctccctgttgccaccctTTCACCCCTCCAAAAGGCCTGCCTCAAACCCCCCACCCATCAGCAACCAGGCCACCAAAG GCAAGCGGCCGAAAAAGGGGATGGCGACAGCCAAGCAGCGCCTGGGGAAGATCCTCCGAATCAACAGCCACGGTCGTTTCTTTGTGTAG
- the LOC108931562 gene encoding lysine-specific demethylase 7B-like isoform X2: MIMATNLGKVFIHCVQVEEHQAVDIDVYHCPNCHVLHGPSLMKKRKNWHRHDYTEPDDRTRPVQAGTSVFVRELQARSFPSADEILVRMQGHQVTPKYLEKHSFLSPIMVPQLDGLGLKLPPPSFSIEDVEHYVGGDKIIDVIDVARQADSKIKLSEFVKYYYNPNRPKVLNVISLEFSDTKMAELVEVPDVARKMSWVENYWPDDSFFPKPFVQKYCLMGVEGSYTDFHIDFGGTSVWYHVLWGEKIFYLIKPTPGNLALYEAWSSSPNQSEMFFGDKVDKCYKCIVRQGTTLLIPTGWIHAVLTSQDCMAFGGNFLHNLNIGMQLRCYEMERRLKTPDLFKFPYFEAICWYVAKNLLETLKELREDNFQPPVYLMEGVKALTCALKSWLKREATEPTSEVPDHIKPNNLIKELTKEIRHQEKEQLSGGGSCKPMKSQGSGGVWSVTRSTAERGTRVHRMARRLRDHGASRTPSNLDILELHTREVLRRLEVAPFHEDTTLCSRVNGKFKKTSASSTATAGRGLDNDLRLVLCNGRIVRDERQWTALKGPAGQKKDGAQLKTEVGESAPEPHSSAENKGELNPLRVFMESVKSELRKEASRHSDLLDSVSESSCTTQRKDSSEEYSGSSGEEGDSVQSSRKDLYRDSWRHRHRNKRPERKRPPSPNTEEAIQGMLSMAGLLYPEVSSSQELWWSSPAYRSLDGDRADPVSGEESPEDSDNDSALSHQDELRPLKHLNKNCRARLSQQIQENKNFMDSQGNSSEAWSDNPQNTEISLLPPFHPSKRPASNPPPISNQATKGKRPKKGMATAKQRLGKILRINSHGRFFV, from the exons TTGTGTCCAAGTGGAGGAGCACCAAGCTGTGGACATCGATGTCTACCACTGCCCCAACTGCCATGTCCTACATGGACCTTCCTTGA TGAAGAAGCGCAAAAACTGGCACCGGCATGACTACACGGAGCCAGACGACAGGACCAGGCCGGTGCAGGCCGGCACCTCTGTGTTTGTCAGGGAGCTGCAGGCAAGGTCCTTTCCCAG TGCCGATGAGATACTGGTGCGGATGCAGGGCCACCAGGTGACCCCGAAGTACTTGGAGAAGCACAGCTTCCTGTCCCCTATCATGGTGCCCCAGCTGGATGGGCTGGGACTGAAATTGCCGCCACCATCATTCTCCATCGAGGACGTGGAGCATTATGTCG GTGGCGATAAAATCATCGATGTCATCGACGTGGCCCGGCAGGCAGACAGCAAAATTAAACTCAGCGAGTTTGTGAAGTATTATTACAATCCCAACCGACCAAAGGTGCTAAATGTGATCAGCCTGGAATTCTCAGACACAAA GATGGCAGAGCTCGTCGAAGTGCCGGATGTTGCGAGGAAGATGTCCTGGGTGGAGAACTACTGGCCCGATGACTCCTTCTTCCCAAAGCCTTTTGTGCAGAAGTACTGCCTGATGGGGGTGGAGGGCAGCTACACAGACTTCCATATTGACTTTGGGGGCACATCTGTGTGGTACCACGTACTCTGG GGAGAgaagattttttatttaatcaagcCAACCCCAGGGAACCTTGCTCTATATGAGGCGTGGAGCTCATCTCCAAACCAGAGCGAGATGTTCTTCGGGGATAAAGTGGACAAGTGCTACAAGTGCATCGTCCGACAGGGCACTACCCTCCTGATCCCCACAg GCTGGATCCATGCTGTTCTCACCTCCCAGGACTGCATGGCATTTGGAGGGAACTTCCTTCACAACCTCAACATTGGTATGCAGCTCAG GTGTTATGAAATGGAGCGAAGGCTAAAAACTCCAGATCTTTTCAAGTTCCCTTACTTCGAGGCCATCTGTTGGTATGTGGCAAAGAACCTTCTGGAAACCCTTAAAG AATTACGAGAAGACAATTTCCAGCCACCAGTCTACCTGATGGAGGGAGTGAAAGCTTTAACTTGTGCACTGAAAAGCTGGCTGAAGAGAGAG GCTACAGAACCGACCAGTGAGGTACCGGATCATATCAAGCCCAATAATCTCATTAAAGAACTCACTAAGGAGATTCGCCACCAGGAG AAAGAGCAGCTCAGCGGTGGCGGCAGCTGCAAGCCAATGAAATCTCAGGGAAGTGGCGGTGTGTGGTCTGTGACACGGTCTACGGCTGAGCGGGGGACTAGGGTGCACAGGATGGCCAGGAGACTGCGTGACCACGGGGCTTCCAGGACCCCATCCAATTTGGACATCCTGGAGCTGCACACAAGGGAGGTGCTGAGGAGGCTTGAGGTGGCCCCCTTCCATGAG GACACCACGCTCTGCTCCAGGGTCAACGGGAAGTTTAAGAAGACCTCGGCCTCATCCACAGCCACAGCTGGGAGGGGTCTAGACAACGACTTGCGCTTGGTTCTGTGTAATGGGCGCATTGTCAG AGATGAGAGGCAGTGGACCGCACTGAAAGGCCCGGCGGGCCAGAAGAAGGATGGAGCCCAATTGAAGACGGAGGTGGGCGAGTCAGCGCCGGAGCCACACAGCAGTGCGGAGAATAAAGGGGAGCTGAACCCCCTCAGGG ttttcatGGAAAGTGTGAAGTCAGAACTCAGGAAGGAAGCCTCTAGACACTCGGATCTTTTGGACTCCGTGTCTGAGAGCAGTTGCACTACACAG CGTAAGGACTCTTCAGAGGAATATTCAGGGAGCTCAGGGGAGGAGGGTGACTCCGTGCAGAGCAGTCGAAAAGATCTGTACCGGGACAGCTGGAGGCACCGGCACCGAAACAAACGACCTGAAAG AAAACGTCCTCCCTCTCCAAACACAGAAGAAGCCATCCAGGGCATGTTGTCCATGGCAGGACTGCTGTACCCCGAGGTCTCCAGCTCGCAGGAGCTCTGGTGGTCCAGTCCAGCTTATCGCTCGCTTGATGGTG ACAGAGCAGACCCCGTCTCGGGGGAGGAGAGCCCGGAAGATTCCGACAATGACTCTGCTCTGAGCCATCAG GATGAGCTGCGGCCCCTCAAACATCTCAACAAGAACTGCCGGGCGCGCCTGAGCCAGCAGATCCAGGAGAACAAGAACTTTATGGACAGCCAGGGCAACAGCAGTGAAGCCTGGTCCGACAACCCCCAGAACACCGAgatctccctgttgccaccctTTCACCCCTCCAAAAGGCCTGCCTCAAACCCCCCACCCATCAGCAACCAGGCCACCAAAG GCAAGCGGCCGAAAAAGGGGATGGCGACAGCCAAGCAGCGCCTGGGGAAGATCCTCCGAATCAACAGCCACGGTCGTTTCTTTGTGTAG
- the ndufb2 gene encoding NADH dehydrogenase [ubiquinone] 1 beta subcomplex subunit 2, mitochondrial yields MSSLGRIFGVVRAGTQLVGRAPQRVFVRRAGGGPHIEPQYRQGPQLTKHQQFQAELISGAMWFWILWHCWHDPDAVLGHFPWPDASQWTDEELGIPADDEE; encoded by the exons ATGTCTTCCCTCGGAAGGATTTTCGGTGTCGTCCGAGCGGGAACCCAGCTGGTCGGCAGAGCTCCTCAGCGCGTCTTCGTGCGAAG ggccGGTGGGGGCCCACACATAGAGCCCCAGTACAGACAGGGGCCACAGCTCACCAAACACCAGCAGTTCCAGGCAGAACTCATCAGCGGCGCAATGTGGTTCTGGATCCTGTGGCACTGCTGGCACGACCCGGATGCAGTCCTG GGTCACTTCCCGTGGCCTGACGCCTCTCAGTGGACAGATGAGGAACTTGGGATCCCTGCTGATGACGAAGAATGA